In Lachnospiraceae bacterium, one DNA window encodes the following:
- a CDS encoding chromate transporter, which produces MELNIKGASKGQILKKLFLSTLYLSAFTFGGGYVIVTLMKTKFVDQYHWIDEEEMLDLVAIAQSCPGAIAVNGAIVVGYKLAGLTGVLCSVIATVIPPFVILSAISFCYAAFRSNLIVGWMLNGMQSGVGAVIMEVSFSMASGIVKEKQYLSIFIMAAAFIANYFYKVSAIVLILICIALGVVLTLYREKKAKKNDRNTSQDNAQKGGTL; this is translated from the coding sequence ATGGAATTAAATATAAAAGGAGCCAGTAAGGGCCAGATTCTTAAAAAGCTCTTTCTCTCAACATTGTATCTCAGTGCCTTTACCTTTGGCGGCGGATACGTGATCGTTACTTTAATGAAAACAAAATTTGTGGACCAGTATCACTGGATCGATGAAGAAGAGATGCTGGATCTGGTGGCTATCGCCCAGTCCTGTCCCGGAGCAATCGCCGTAAACGGTGCCATTGTTGTTGGCTATAAACTGGCTGGCCTGACCGGTGTTTTATGCTCTGTGATTGCTACGGTAATACCACCTTTTGTCATTCTTTCTGCTATCTCATTCTGTTATGCGGCATTCCGTTCCAACCTGATCGTTGGGTGGATGTTAAATGGCATGCAGTCAGGTGTAGGGGCAGTTATTATGGAAGTCAGCTTTAGCATGGCATCCGGTATTGTAAAAGAAAAGCAATACCTGTCTATTTTTATTATGGCCGCAGCTTTTATTGCCAATTACTTTTATAAAGTCAGTGCCATTGTACTGATCCTGATCTGTATTGCCCTGGGTGTCGTCCTGACACTGTACCGGGAGAAAAAGGCCAAAAAAAACGACCGTAATACTTCCCAGGATAATGCACAGAAAGGAGGCACCTTATGA
- a CDS encoding chromate transporter, which produces MIYLQLFLSFLQIGAFSFGGGYAAMPLIQNQVVQLHPWLSQSEFTDLITISQMTPGPIAINSATFVGTRIAGMPGALAATAGCVLPSCILVTLLAKIYLKYRNLSLLQGVLKSLRPAVIAMIAAAGASILVNAFWGESIASLTASQLLPNISIRAVGIFTGSLILLARFKMNPIHVMLLSGVAEVVLQVIGNIFNI; this is translated from the coding sequence ATGATCTATTTACAGCTTTTTCTCAGTTTTCTTCAAATCGGTGCCTTCAGCTTCGGAGGCGGCTATGCTGCCATGCCTCTGATACAAAACCAGGTGGTCCAACTCCATCCATGGCTTTCCCAGTCAGAATTTACGGACCTGATCACCATTTCCCAGATGACACCGGGACCTATTGCCATCAATTCCGCTACCTTCGTAGGCACCCGTATTGCCGGAATGCCGGGGGCTTTGGCGGCTACTGCCGGCTGTGTTCTGCCATCCTGCATTTTAGTTACCTTACTGGCAAAGATCTATCTGAAATACCGGAATTTAAGCCTGCTCCAGGGCGTCCTTAAATCCCTGCGTCCAGCAGTTATCGCCATGATCGCAGCTGCCGGTGCAAGCATCCTGGTCAATGCTTTCTGGGGAGAATCAATTGCCTCCCTGACCGCAAGTCAACTTTTACCAAATATCAGCATTCGAGCCGTAGGCATTTTTACCGGCTCCCTGATCCTATTGGCCCGCTTTAAAATGAATCCCATCCATGTAATGCTTTTGTCGGGAGTGGCGGAAGTGGTGCTGCAGGTTATAGGTAACATATTTAATATTTAA
- the trxA gene encoding thioredoxin, which translates to MTLTHLTSETFDQAVNAGDDLVVVDFFATWCGPCKMLSPTVEKMAELHPEVHFYKVDIDEDMDLATRFKVMSVPTLLYFRRGVVANKTIGVISASEMEQAIAKAK; encoded by the coding sequence ATGACACTTACACATTTAACATCTGAAACATTTGACCAGGCAGTAAACGCTGGTGATGATCTGGTAGTAGTGGATTTCTTCGCTACATGGTGCGGTCCCTGTAAAATGCTGTCTCCAACTGTAGAAAAAATGGCAGAACTCCACCCGGAAGTTCATTTCTATAAAGTCGACATTGACGAAGACATGGATCTTGCAACCCGTTTTAAGGTAATGAGCGTACCAACTCTTCTCTATTTCAGAAGAGGCGTGGTTGCCAATAAGACCATTGGCGTTATCTCTGCTTCTGAAATGGAACAGGCGATTGCCAAAGCAAAGTAA
- a CDS encoding sensor domain-containing diguanylate cyclase, producing the protein MNKTPKLFILAGAVLASLFLFVSIVYNNFVQKSIYEENSRHLLSTYEQVDKTFTMFVQYNWNALSDWSNNLQYLDDTENMKTLWYEFTRRKDAWQYQDFYMFNENCDFITAAGRDGNAPNIQGIFLDMYATGQPVISSYIASDSNRRIVFALPMEVPYTINGITYSGLAVSYNNDVVEKLIAGNIYQGQSDCYILTSDGNVLLSLEPKTEFLQHISNLFDFLNNYTDMTETEITDLKKNIKNVSTGSLQCRYNKKTYYLVYEPTGINDWTIVGIIHNDVVDASMRRMQFITIVLILILNGCIALLLIGTVFVLMDSRLRMKEHEQMILLKRKELTEQMFSGLGRIVDRFAVGDLKNNRYEYHENLLKHPIYPETGYYDDLVKNISRQYLVMTDTENKKMNHLLTPDYLRCVLKKEDDIFKIEYYNRSIDTYLVMHVVPVEWDSEHELEKVMLIAQDIGQKHELENLANTDGLTGLYNERYFNSILHKKELQKLPFILFYLDLDHFKSVNDTYGHDMGDKLLKEAANRLQSCIRSNDYAFRIGGDEFSLVVCTEFDESLCCRIKEQIQNQLCAPFDIDGKTLYIGSSCGYAAYPNDASTANEIRILADQRMYAEKEKHHMFSSLSSSSTGSGLEK; encoded by the coding sequence ATGAATAAAACACCCAAACTGTTTATACTGGCCGGAGCTGTTTTGGCATCCCTTTTTCTTTTCGTGAGCATTGTTTACAACAATTTTGTCCAAAAAAGTATTTATGAAGAAAATTCCCGTCACCTGCTGTCTACTTATGAGCAGGTAGACAAAACCTTTACTATGTTTGTCCAGTACAACTGGAATGCACTTTCTGACTGGAGCAATAATTTACAATACCTGGATGATACCGAAAATATGAAAACTCTCTGGTATGAATTTACCAGACGCAAGGATGCCTGGCAATATCAGGATTTTTATATGTTTAATGAGAACTGTGATTTTATAACTGCTGCAGGACGGGACGGAAATGCCCCAAATATACAGGGGATCTTTCTGGATATGTATGCAACCGGACAGCCTGTTATTTCCAGCTATATTGCAAGTGATTCCAACCGCCGGATCGTATTTGCACTTCCCATGGAGGTTCCATATACCATAAATGGCATAACCTATTCCGGACTTGCTGTCAGCTATAATAATGATGTGGTGGAAAAGCTGATCGCAGGTAATATTTATCAGGGACAAAGTGACTGCTACATCCTTACATCTGATGGCAACGTCCTCCTTTCCCTTGAACCCAAAACAGAATTTCTCCAGCACATATCTAATCTCTTTGATTTTTTAAATAACTATACGGATATGACAGAAACTGAAATAACTGACCTGAAAAAGAATATTAAGAATGTTTCTACCGGAAGTCTCCAGTGCCGTTATAACAAAAAAACTTATTATCTGGTATACGAGCCCACCGGGATCAATGACTGGACCATAGTGGGCATTATCCATAATGATGTTGTGGATGCCAGTATGCGCCGTATGCAGTTCATTACCATTGTCCTGATCCTGATTCTGAACGGATGTATCGCCCTGCTTCTTATAGGTACTGTTTTTGTCCTGATGGATTCCAGGCTGCGCATGAAAGAACATGAGCAAATGATCCTGCTAAAGCGCAAAGAGCTTACGGAACAGATGTTTTCAGGACTTGGAAGGATTGTTGACCGCTTTGCTGTAGGAGATTTAAAAAACAACCGCTATGAATATCATGAAAACCTGCTGAAGCATCCCATATATCCAGAAACCGGATACTATGATGATCTGGTTAAAAATATTTCCCGTCAGTATCTGGTGATGACTGATACAGAAAATAAAAAGATGAACCATCTCCTTACACCAGATTATCTGCGCTGTGTACTGAAAAAAGAGGATGATATCTTTAAAATTGAATACTACAACCGTTCCATTGATACATACCTGGTCATGCATGTTGTCCCTGTTGAATGGGATTCTGAACATGAACTGGAAAAAGTTATGCTTATCGCCCAGGATATCGGTCAGAAGCATGAGTTAGAAAACCTTGCCAACACCGACGGCCTTACTGGTTTATATAATGAGCGCTATTTTAACTCCATACTGCATAAAAAGGAACTTCAAAAGCTCCCTTTCATACTTTTCTATCTGGATCTGGACCATTTTAAATCTGTTAATGACACCTATGGTCATGACATGGGAGATAAGCTTTTAAAAGAAGCTGCCAACCGGCTTCAGTCCTGTATCCGCAGCAATGACTATGCCTTCCGCATCGGCGGTGATGAATTCAGCCTGGTAGTGTGTACTGAATTTGATGAAAGTCTCTGCTGCAGGATCAAGGAACAGATACAAAACCAGCTCTGCGCTCCTTTTGATATTGACGGAAAAACTCTGTATATTGGTTCCAGCTGCGGATATGCCGCCTATCCCAATGATGCATCTACTGCTAATGAGATCCGTATCCTTGCAGACCAGCGTATGTATGCGGAAAAGGAAAAACATCACATGTTCAGCAGTTTAAGCAGCTCATCCACTGGAAGTGGTCTGGAAAAATAA
- a CDS encoding EAL domain-containing protein, whose protein sequence is MIEQITDLQFKRVCMFINEHRDLMKKLFNIKVNLSSLDLMRSDCSSHFIRMMDDMDIHHDWIQFEITETVATEYNAGLGMVIDGFMAVGVRLCLDDFGSGYANLNTVMRLPFSAIKIDRTLLFDICNDKKRAMFYQSIVETFHRMGYSIVSEGVETEEEMSLLSS, encoded by the coding sequence ATGATCGAACAGATCACAGATCTGCAATTTAAACGCGTCTGCATGTTTATAAATGAACACCGGGATCTGATGAAGAAGCTCTTTAATATAAAAGTAAATTTGTCTTCCCTGGATCTGATGCGCAGTGACTGCAGCAGCCATTTTATCCGTATGATGGATGATATGGATATCCACCATGACTGGATACAGTTTGAGATCACAGAAACGGTTGCTACAGAATACAACGCAGGATTAGGAATGGTAATAGATGGGTTTATGGCTGTCGGGGTCAGACTGTGTCTGGACGATTTTGGTTCTGGATATGCAAACCTGAATACAGTCATGAGACTGCCATTTTCTGCCATCAAGATAGACAGAACCCTTCTTTTTGATATATGTAATGATAAAAAACGTGCCATGTTTTATCAGAGTATTGTTGAAACCTTCCACCGGATGGGTTACAGCATAGTTTCAGAAGGAGTAGAGACAGAAGAGGAAATGAGTCTGTTAAGCAGCTGA
- a CDS encoding EAL domain-containing protein: MQLDADSSKPATPVILSGIVHGQKLGTSGLMLEYEEYLESLSLQNGMIEVIQDDQQTMDGFLYNKKVEQYLHTAIAQDLFEVYYQPVYSTEKNDFVTLEALSRLHHPELGWIAPDVFIQIAEKII, encoded by the coding sequence ATGCAGTTGGATGCAGACAGCAGTAAACCTGCAACGCCTGTGATCCTCAGTGGGATCGTCCATGGGCAAAAGCTTGGAACCAGCGGGCTGATGCTGGAATATGAAGAGTATCTGGAATCATTATCTTTGCAAAATGGCATGATAGAGGTGATACAGGATGATCAGCAGACCATGGATGGCTTTTTATATAATAAAAAAGTAGAGCAGTATCTGCACACGGCTATTGCCCAGGATCTTTTTGAAGTATATTATCAGCCGGTTTATTCTACAGAGAAAAATGATTTTGTTACACTGGAAGCATTAAGCCGTCTGCATCATCCGGAGTTAGGCTGGATCGCACCGGATGTCTTTATACAGATTGCAGAAAAAATCATATGA
- a CDS encoding diguanylate cyclase: protein MMMYNADFLIAAVVILLLVLRNFLDQKRAEDLNSRVFLFFVVIGILDVIAELVSNYYITSGDGDFGLAAVVTTTIFYLFQALLPYALLCYIMTLHDNKLISVKKMLLAGLATILLASIVLTNPFTEKLFYFDVSAGYVEGPWYRLMYYSALFHLAVILILVTSWRKEFGPQKIKVILVILILCGCGGVIQLLHYSLLMTGFGMSLGILALFLTINNPNANRDSLTGVYNHLYLTRRSDELIAAGKSFHIITIYLYQLKHINKVARVEGGDHILQLAAKNWKNCVEAGFSVLRENVF from the coding sequence ATGATGATGTATAATGCAGATTTTCTGATCGCAGCAGTGGTCATATTGCTGTTGGTTTTGAGAAATTTCCTGGATCAGAAAAGGGCAGAGGATTTAAATAGCAGGGTATTTCTTTTCTTTGTAGTTATTGGGATCCTGGATGTGATCGCTGAATTAGTAAGCAATTATTATATAACTTCAGGAGATGGGGATTTTGGCCTGGCGGCAGTGGTGACTACAACTATTTTTTATCTGTTTCAGGCATTGCTTCCATATGCGCTTCTTTGTTATATTATGACATTGCACGATAATAAGCTTATTTCGGTGAAAAAGATGCTGTTGGCGGGTCTTGCAACTATTTTACTGGCCAGTATTGTGCTTACCAATCCCTTTACTGAAAAACTGTTTTATTTTGATGTATCAGCCGGATATGTGGAAGGACCATGGTATAGACTGATGTATTACAGCGCCCTTTTCCATCTGGCAGTGATTTTGATCCTTGTTACCTCATGGAGAAAAGAATTTGGCCCTCAGAAAATAAAGGTGATCCTGGTTATCCTGATCCTGTGCGGATGCGGGGGAGTGATCCAGCTTTTGCATTACTCTCTGCTGATGACAGGTTTTGGCATGAGTCTTGGAATACTGGCTCTGTTTCTTACTATCAATAATCCAAATGCGAACCGGGACAGCCTTACAGGAGTATATAATCACCTTTACCTTACCAGAAGGAGCGATGAACTGATCGCAGCAGGAAAATCCTTCCATATCATCACAATATACCTTTACCAGCTAAAGCATATCAATAAAGTTGCCAGAGTTGAAGGCGGTGATCATATTCTGCAGCTTGCAGCAAAAAACTGGAAGAACTGTGTGGAAGCCGGGTTTTCCGTATTACGGGAAAACGTTTTTTAG
- a CDS encoding GGDEF domain-containing protein, producing the protein MICLLWKEYKRNEAEEILVCLLAFATLGVSGMTALILYWVYSIYWYDMVFQAGIFLYTSILFWHLLQKTSRDSQFRMEQLVYEKMSMEDRMTGLKNRNAFEKYIKEIQEGKIRLENALFLFIEITGLKQINDVYGMKTGDESVIQTARCIQKAADSDQRHKIESFRNGGTEFAVIVMDLQIQPQELECLLENEVKKETENRYYISLQFGYGYLKNEDGTRNTVSDWKRQADHMLQKTKGAIYDDV; encoded by the coding sequence ATGATCTGTCTTCTGTGGAAAGAATACAAAAGAAATGAAGCGGAAGAAATTCTGGTTTGTCTGCTGGCATTTGCCACATTGGGAGTCAGCGGTATGACAGCCCTTATTTTGTACTGGGTATATTCGATCTACTGGTATGATATGGTCTTTCAGGCAGGAATCTTTTTGTATACATCAATCCTGTTCTGGCATTTGCTGCAAAAAACATCCAGGGACAGTCAGTTCAGGATGGAGCAGCTGGTTTATGAAAAAATGTCAATGGAAGACAGAATGACTGGATTAAAAAACAGGAACGCATTTGAAAAATACATAAAGGAGATCCAGGAAGGAAAGATCCGGCTTGAGAATGCATTGTTTTTATTTATCGAGATAACAGGACTGAAACAGATCAACGATGTCTACGGAATGAAAACAGGAGATGAATCAGTGATCCAGACAGCCCGGTGTATCCAAAAGGCAGCAGATAGTGACCAGAGGCATAAGATAGAAAGTTTCCGCAATGGTGGTACGGAGTTTGCAGTGATCGTAATGGACCTCCAGATACAGCCGCAGGAGCTGGAATGCCTCCTTGAAAATGAAGTTAAAAAGGAAACGGAAAACAGGTATTATATTTCTTTACAATTCGGATATGGTTATCTGAAAAATGAGGATGGGACACGAAATACAGTAAGTGACTGGAAACGTCAGGCAGATCACATGCTGCAAAAAACGAAGGGGGCTATTTATGATGATGTATAA
- a CDS encoding GntR family transcriptional regulator, with protein sequence MGKLDYRTLRENVADEIRMKILNGDMKPGDKIIEQELASEFGISRGPVREALRQLEQEGMVEYSRNVGCSVKHIGMDDVYEIYYMRANYEMMAVRLYNAPFPRETIEKMEQVLEQMKQLHKEEYRKVFELDNEFHEAILDLVSFMRLKKAWEDLNYGNIVMGYNMAVDSDQVIKRQYLIHEKLLSACRTGTPAQVEQAIADHYLGSVEKLIQKVEKKHEK encoded by the coding sequence ATGGGAAAGCTTGATTATCGGACTTTAAGGGAAAATGTAGCAGACGAGATAAGGATGAAGATCTTAAACGGTGACATGAAACCGGGAGATAAGATCATAGAGCAGGAACTGGCATCGGAATTTGGAATCAGCCGTGGCCCGGTGCGGGAAGCACTGCGTCAGCTGGAGCAGGAAGGTATGGTGGAATATTCCAGAAATGTGGGCTGCTCAGTAAAGCATATAGGCATGGATGATGTTTATGAGATATACTACATGCGTGCTAACTATGAAATGATGGCAGTAAGACTGTATAATGCTCCTTTTCCCCGGGAAACCATTGAGAAAATGGAACAGGTTTTAGAGCAGATGAAGCAGCTTCATAAAGAAGAATACCGAAAGGTATTTGAACTGGATAATGAGTTCCATGAAGCGATCCTGGATCTTGTAAGCTTTATGCGCCTTAAAAAAGCCTGGGAAGACTTAAACTACGGAAATATTGTAATGGGATATAATATGGCAGTGGACAGTGATCAGGTTATCAAAAGGCAGTATCTCATCCACGAAAAACTGTTAAGTGCCTGTAGAACAGGTACTCCCGCCCAGGTGGAACAGGCTATTGCAGATCATTATCTTGGGAGCGTGGAGAAGCTGATACAGAAAGTGGAAAAAAAGCACGAAAAGTAA
- a CDS encoding amino acid permease, producing the protein MSDKNKISWNALALMAFSTVWSFGNILNGFVYFNGVQVIFSWLLMFVLYFIPYALMVGELGSAFKATGGGVSGWLYETTGPKLAYYAGWTYWACHITYIASKSSGGLKALSWAIFRNAETYDTLPTHMIQVATLIVFLIGCYVASRGLTPLKKMLTVAGTTTFVMSLLYIVMMFAAPAINPAAEYTHADFSLKNMIPQFNLGYVTSISILVFAVGGCEKISPYVNKVENPSKGFPKGMIALAGMVVICAILGTLAMSRMFDPAVINSSEDTFNAYVANGSYWAFQKLGQYYHVGDTFLIIYALCNVISQFSVLVLSIDAPLRMLLDNENTQQFIPSALRKKNKCGVYSNGIKMVVVLSGAIILVQSFVPGAAAVLRQLTKLNSVCMPMRYLWVFVAYVALRGAIDRIPAEYRFVKNQAVAKFFGIWCFLVTAASCLLGMYDKNPFTFALNVITPVVLTALGLILPEIAKREQKN; encoded by the coding sequence ATGTCTGACAAAAACAAGATCTCATGGAACGCCCTGGCGTTAATGGCGTTCTCAACTGTATGGAGCTTCGGCAACATTTTAAATGGCTTCGTTTACTTTAACGGTGTTCAGGTTATTTTCAGCTGGTTACTGATGTTTGTCCTGTATTTTATTCCATATGCATTGATGGTAGGTGAGCTGGGCTCTGCTTTTAAGGCAACCGGCGGAGGTGTCAGCGGCTGGCTGTATGAAACTACAGGACCAAAATTAGCTTATTATGCAGGCTGGACCTACTGGGCATGTCACATCACTTATATTGCCAGCAAATCCAGCGGTGGTTTAAAGGCTTTAAGCTGGGCCATCTTCCGCAATGCGGAAACTTATGATACTCTGCCAACCCATATGATCCAGGTGGCAACACTGATCGTGTTCCTTATTGGATGTTATGTAGCCAGCAGAGGTTTAACTCCATTAAAGAAAATGCTGACTGTTGCAGGAACCACAACTTTCGTTATGTCCCTGTTATACATTGTCATGATGTTTGCTGCACCTGCCATTAATCCGGCAGCTGAGTATACACATGCAGACTTTTCATTAAAAAACATGATCCCGCAGTTTAATCTGGGATATGTTACCTCCATTTCAATCCTGGTATTTGCTGTAGGCGGATGTGAAAAGATATCACCTTATGTAAACAAGGTAGAAAATCCAAGTAAGGGCTTCCCAAAGGGAATGATCGCACTTGCTGGAATGGTGGTTATATGTGCCATACTTGGTACACTGGCTATGAGCCGTATGTTTGACCCGGCAGTGATCAACAGCAGTGAAGACACTTTCAATGCCTACGTGGCAAATGGTTCTTACTGGGCATTCCAGAAGCTGGGACAGTATTATCATGTTGGTGATACTTTCCTGATCATCTATGCTTTATGTAATGTGATCAGCCAGTTTTCAGTTCTGGTATTAAGCATCGACGCACCGCTTCGTATGCTTTTAGACAATGAAAATACCCAGCAGTTTATCCCATCTGCATTAAGAAAGAAAAACAAATGCGGCGTATACAGCAATGGTATCAAAATGGTAGTTGTGCTTTCCGGTGCTATTATCCTGGTACAGTCTTTTGTACCTGGTGCAGCAGCAGTTCTCCGCCAGCTGACAAAGTTAAATTCTGTATGTATGCCAATGCGTTACTTATGGGTATTTGTAGCCTATGTTGCATTAAGAGGTGCTATTGACCGTATTCCAGCAGAATATCGTTTTGTAAAGAACCAGGCAGTAGCAAAGTTCTTCGGGATCTGGTGCTTTTTAGTAACAGCAGCCAGCTGTCTTCTTGGAATGTATGACAAAAATCCATTTACCTTTGCATTAAATGTTATTACTCCGGTTGTACTGACTGCTTTAGGACTGATCCTTCCTGAGATCGCAAAGAGGGAGCAGAAAAATTAG
- a CDS encoding M20 family metallopeptidase, with amino-acid sequence MTQEELKVKLTEWRHYLHAHPETAFEETNTAAFVAEKLREMGLTVHEHIGGTGVVADLKVGDGPQVIGLRADMDAINLKETTGLPYQSLNPGKMHGCGHDGHITALLGAMLLLSERRNFNGTVRCIFQTAEEPGKGSRAMIDDGLLEKYPMDEIYGIHNAPFLPEGELHTKTGGIMASEDNFRIKIKGKGFHASSPHMGIDPLVTASQIILALQTVVSRNASPLDAAVISCTELFTDGAHNAVPSNVEILGDTRSCTPQIQRLIEDRMRAICENICRMNGAECEFTYTHEFAPTVNWDQCVQTAVKAATAVVGADKVNANCVPWMASEDFGTFLTRIPGCFLFLGSGKCQKASDNIMCHNSQYDYNDNILVTGAEFFAELIAERLPITK; translated from the coding sequence ATGACGCAGGAAGAATTAAAAGTGAAATTAACTGAATGGAGACATTATCTCCATGCACATCCGGAAACTGCATTTGAAGAGACAAATACCGCTGCTTTCGTAGCAGAAAAGCTGAGAGAAATGGGGCTTACTGTTCATGAGCATATTGGCGGTACCGGCGTTGTAGCTGACCTAAAGGTTGGTGATGGCCCACAGGTGATCGGACTTCGTGCTGATATGGACGCTATTAATCTGAAGGAGACCACCGGACTTCCTTATCAGTCCCTAAATCCCGGGAAAATGCATGGATGCGGCCATGATGGCCATATCACTGCCTTACTTGGTGCCATGCTCTTACTTTCAGAACGCCGCAATTTCAATGGAACTGTACGCTGTATCTTCCAGACTGCAGAAGAACCAGGAAAAGGCTCCAGGGCTATGATCGATGACGGACTTTTGGAGAAATACCCAATGGATGAGATTTATGGCATCCATAACGCACCATTTCTTCCAGAAGGAGAACTGCATACTAAAACCGGCGGCATTATGGCAAGTGAAGACAACTTCCGCATTAAGATCAAAGGAAAAGGCTTCCACGCTTCCAGCCCCCATATGGGCATCGACCCACTGGTAACTGCTTCCCAGATCATCCTGGCATTGCAGACTGTTGTTTCCAGAAATGCTTCCCCTTTAGATGCTGCTGTTATCTCCTGTACTGAACTTTTCACAGACGGCGCACACAATGCAGTTCCATCTAACGTAGAGATCTTAGGCGATACCAGAAGCTGTACTCCACAAATACAAAGGCTGATCGAAGACCGGATGCGTGCCATCTGTGAAAATATCTGCCGTATGAATGGTGCAGAATGCGAATTTACTTACACCCATGAATTTGCCCCAACTGTCAACTGGGATCAGTGCGTCCAGACTGCAGTGAAAGCAGCTACTGCTGTGGTAGGTGCTGACAAGGTAAATGCAAACTGCGTTCCGTGGATGGCTTCCGAAGACTTCGGCACATTCTTAACCAGGATCCCAGGCTGCTTCTTATTCCTTGGAAGCGGAAAATGCCAAAAAGCCTCTGACAACATCATGTGCCACAACTCCCAGTATGACTACAATGACAATATACTGGTAACTGGCGCTGAGTTTTTTGCTGAGCTGATTGCAGAGAGACTGCCAATTACAAAATAA
- a CDS encoding Rrf2 family transcriptional regulator, whose protein sequence is MIVSTKGRYALRVMVELAQHQGDGYVPLNVIAERQDISEKYLESILKVLVQDKLLTGLRGRGGGYRLTKVPEDYTLGEILRLTEGSLAPVACTEEGEHDCPRKEICPSHPVWQKLDHMINEFFDGITLADLIQPTSDKAEKDTAK, encoded by the coding sequence ATGATCGTTTCTACAAAAGGCCGTTACGCACTGCGGGTCATGGTAGAACTGGCCCAGCATCAGGGAGACGGCTATGTTCCTCTGAACGTGATCGCTGAACGGCAGGATATTTCTGAAAAATATCTGGAAAGTATATTAAAGGTACTTGTACAGGACAAACTCCTTACAGGACTCCGTGGACGTGGCGGCGGCTACCGCCTGACAAAAGTGCCCGAAGATTACACTCTGGGCGAAATTCTCCGGCTTACCGAAGGTTCACTGGCTCCTGTGGCCTGCACAGAAGAAGGAGAACATGACTGTCCAAGGAAAGAAATCTGTCCATCCCATCCTGTATGGCAGAAACTGGATCATATGATCAATGAATTTTTTGACGGGATCACACTGGCAGACCTGATACAGCCGACATCAGACAAAGCTGAAAAAGATACTGCTAAGTAA
- a CDS encoding M48 family metallopeptidase, producing MVSRIEVGWRQGEKEGTIPVDVVYSKRRTIGLEVQADGKVLIRVPKGITKKVLMDFVNDRQEWIVEKWFLIEKHRRKKAEAPKPDYEGHPEIEAFYRRAARKKIIERTAWYAKLMGVTYGRISIRAAKTRWGSCSGEGNLNFHWKLILMPPEILDYVVVHELAHRKQMNHSPLFWAEVEKVLPDYKARRAWLKENGRDY from the coding sequence ATGGTAAGCAGGATTGAAGTTGGATGGCGTCAGGGAGAAAAAGAAGGAACGATCCCGGTAGATGTAGTATATTCCAAACGGCGTACCATTGGGCTGGAGGTACAGGCAGATGGTAAAGTGCTGATCCGGGTCCCAAAAGGTATCACTAAAAAGGTGCTGATGGATTTTGTAAATGACCGGCAGGAATGGATCGTGGAAAAATGGTTCCTCATAGAAAAACACCGCCGCAAAAAGGCAGAAGCTCCAAAGCCGGATTATGAAGGACATCCGGAGATAGAAGCTTTTTACCGCCGGGCTGCCAGAAAAAAGATCATAGAGCGCACTGCCTGGTATGCAAAGCTCATGGGTGTCACCTACGGCCGGATCAGCATCCGGGCTGCCAAAACGCGCTGGGGAAGCTGCAGTGGGGAAGGCAATTTAAACTTTCACTGGAAACTGATCCTTATGCCGCCGGAAATATTAGACTACGTAGTAGTCCACGAACTTGCCCACAGAAAACAGATGAACCATTCGCCCCTTTTCTGGGCAGAGGTAGAAAAAGTGCTGCCGGATTATAAGGCGAGACGGGCGTGGCTGAAGGAAAACGGGAGAGATTATTAA